The genomic window CATCGCCGCGACCGAGGTGATCGGCTTGGTCATCGAGTAGATGCGCCAGAGGGTGTCGGCCTCGACCGGGGCGCCGGCCTCCCGGTCCCGCAGGCCGTAGGTCGACGAGTGGGCGATCTCGCCCCGGCGGGTGACGACGATCTGCCAGCCGGCGAGCCGGCCGTCGTCGACGTACCTCCCGAAGTGCCCGTCGATCCGCGCCAGCCGGGCGGGGTCGAAGCCGATACGGTCCGGGTCGGTGCTCACTGCCACGCTCACGCCGCCGAACCTACTCGTCGGTACGCCGGTCGGGAAGTGTCGGCCTCCGCCACTAATCTGGCCCGATGGCTGAGCTCACCGAGGACGGCACCTACCGTCACGAGGACTGGTACGCCGAGGAGCTGGTCGACCGGCACTTCGTCCGCTGCTCGTTCTTCCACGTCGACCTCACCGAGGCGGTCAGCCAGGGGTCCGTCTTCACCGACTGCGTCTTCGGCAATGTGGCCTTCAACGCGTCCCGGCACACCGACTCGGCCTTCACCCGCTGCACCTTCAAGCGGTGCAACCTCTTCGAGGCCGAGTTCACCGGCTGCAAGCTGGTCGGCAGCAGCTTCGAGCAGTGCGACCTGCGCCCGCTGCGGATCAGCGGCGGCGACTGGTCGTTCGTCGCGCTGCCGGGCGCGGACCTGCGCGGGGTGAGCATCACCGACGTCCGGATGCGCGAGGTGGACCTGACCGGCGCCAACCTGACCGGCGCGACGGTCACCGGCGTCGACCTGTCCGGCGCCCAGCTGCACAGCTCCCGGCTGTCCGGCGCGGACCTGCGGGGCAGCGACCTGACCGCGCTGGACCCGACGGTGGTGGAGCGGGCCGGCGCGATCGTCGACGCCGAGCAGGCGATCGTGCTGGCGCAGGCGCTCGGCTTCGAGATCCGCTGACGGCCGCGGGTAAAGACGCCGCCTCCTGTCAGGTTTTCCTGCCAGGCTCGGGGCCATGGCATGGTGGTCCGACCTGGTGGAGTCCGAACCCGAATTCGCGGCGCGGGTCCGCGCCCGGTTCCAGGTACGCAAGCACGGCACGATGGCGACCCTGCGGCGGGACGGCTCGCCACGGATCAGCGGCACCGAAGTCGACTTCGCCGCCGACGGGCAGCTCCGGCTGGGCAGCATGGCGGGCGCGCTGAAGGCGCTCGACCTGCGGCGCGACCCCCGGGTGGCGCTGCACTGCCCGACCGAGGACACCCCGGAGGACGATCCGGGCTCCTGGGCCGGCGACGCGAAGATCGCCGGGGTGGCGCACGAGGAGCCGCCGGCCGAGGACGGTTCGCACCGGTTCCGGGTCGAGCTGACCGAGGTGGTGCTGACCCGGGTCGGTGACCCGCCCGACCATCTGGTGATCGAAAGTTGGCATCCGGGGCGCGGGCTGCACCGCCGGGAGCGCCGTTGAGCGGCGGCCGTCGTCCGGAGTCGTCCGGTTACCGCTTGGTAACAAACCGGAAACGCAGCGCCGTCCCACATGGCGCATTCGCCCGCCCGATGGAAACGTGAAGCGCCACGCCCCGCCCGTCCGCCGGCCGGTGCGTGGGTGGGGAGCGGAGGTTCCGTGGCGGAGGAAGACCGCACTCGGGTCGGCGGCCGGGCGTCATCCCCGTACGGGTACCGGCAGCCCCGGTCGGCGCTGCGCCGGATCGCGCGGGCCCGGCGACGCCGCCGCTGGATCGTGGAGGGGCTGGCCGCGTTCGCCTGCCTGGCCGCCGTCGTCGCGTACCTCGGCACCGAGCAGCACGCGGGGCCCGGCCAGGAGGAGAGGGCCGTCGGGCCGGGACCGGCGCCCGGGGCCGGGCGGTCGGGCGTACCGTCGCCCCAGCGGCCCGGGGTCGACGCCGCCTCGCCCGGGCTGCGTCCCCGGCAGCGGCCGCCGTCGCCGTCCCCGTCGCCGTCCCGGCCGGCCGTGGAGCCGGTCCTCACCGTCACCCAGGCGGACGTGCCGGCCCGCGTCGACCTCAGCGCGGCCGGCCCGGTCGACTGGGTCCACTGGGGACTGCTCGGCGCGGACCAACCCGTGCGCAAGCGGAACGGCTCCGGGGCGATCCGCGACGAGGGCGGGCGCGGCCAGCGGGAGAGCTACAGCAACAACCCCGAGGAGTACACCTGGCGGGACGGCGCACCGGTCGGGTCCGCCAGCGGCACCACTTCCGGGCTCTACACCTGCGGCCGGGGCAGCGGCTTCGCGCTCGCCGTGACCGCCGACGGCGAGGCGCGCACGGTACGGCTCTTCGCCGGCCTCTGGATGGCCCGGGGCCGCCTCGACGTGCGGCTCTCCACCGGGGGGCCGACCAGCACGTTGCGGATGGAGGACCCGCACACCCAGCACACCGCCGAGTTCACGGTCCGGTTCCGGGCGCCCCGCGGGGCGAAGCTGCTGGTGAACTGGACGGTGGAGGAGTCCTTCGGGGACTGCGGCAACGTCAGCGTGCAGGCGGTCGGGCTGCGCTGACCGCTGTTCGCGCGGTGCCGCCCGCCGGCCGGGAGTAGCGTGGGCGCGATGGCCGGCCGACGACCCGGGAGGGGATCCATGACGGCGAGCGAGCAGGTGCTGGACAGCCCGGAGGGGTGGGTCGCCGAGCACATCCGCCGGTATGTCGAGACCGACGGCGCGGAGGGCCACGAGTGGCGTCCCGGCGTCTGGACCCTGCTGCTGACCACCCGGGGCCGGCGCAGCGGCAAGCTGCGGCGCACCGCGCTGATCTACGGCCGGGACGGCGACGCCTACCTGGTGGTCGGCTCCCAGGGCGGCGCCCCCGAGCACCCCGCCTGGTATCTCAACCTGCTCGCCGAGCCGGAGGTGCAGGTGCAGGTCGGCGCGGAGAAGTTCACCGCCCGGGCACGCCTCGCCACGCCCGAGGAGAAGCCCCGGATGTGGCGGACCATGAGCGCGATCTGGCCGGCGTACGACGGGTACCAGACCAGGACCGACCGGGAGATCCCGGTGGTGGTGCTCGAACGGGTCTGACCCCGCCCTTACCTCGCGGGTAATCGACCTGGGGGCGCGTCGGCCGGAGAATCGGTGCCGGACCCCGCGCCGGAGAGCCGGCGCACCTGCTCAGGGAGGTGCCATGCCCGCGTTCGCGCTCGCCCACCTGCGTACCCCGCAGGTCAACGACGACGTCATCGAGTACCTGGAGCGGATCCAGGCGACCCTCGACCCGTACGCGGGTCGGTTCCGGGTGCACGGCGTCCAGCCCGAGGTGATCGAGGGGGAGTGGCCGGGCACCGTGGTGATCATCGAGTTCCCGGACGTCGAGCGGGCCCGCGCCTGGTACGCCTCCCTGGCCTACCAGGACATCCTGCCGCTGCGGCTGCGGCACATCGAGGGCTCGGCGATCATCGTGCAGGGTGTCGGGCCGGACTACGATGCCGGCCGGACGGCCGCCCGGCTCCGCGCGGACGCCGCGACCGCCGGCTGAGCCGGGGACAGTCTGTCCGTCGCGCCGCGACGGTGGCGTCGTAGCGTCCGGATGTCCGGGTCCGACCATCCTGTGTGGAGGCTCCACCGATGAGCAGCACCGCCCGCGTCCGTCCCGCCGTCCCGCGGGGCGGGTGACCCGTCCGGTGGGTGGCTGCGGGAGATTCCGCTGCCGCCGTACGTGACCGGCGAGGACGCCCAGTTCGCGGTGCGGGCGGTGGTGGTGCACGCGCCGCGGCGCTGGTCCGGCGGGACGGTCTGCCGCAACGACGCCAGCCCGCACCCGTGCCGGCTGCACCGGTGGGGCCAGCGGGTGCTCACGCTGCGCGGGCTGCCAGCCGCCGAGATCGACGCGCTGATCGAGCGTGGCGACCCGACCGAGCCCCCACACCGGCCCGGCGCCTGACCCGTCGCCGCGGGCCCCGCCCCTTTGGGGGACGGGGCCCGCGCCGGGTCAGCAGGCGATCGGCTTCACCCAGGAGCACTCCAGGCCCTCCGGCACCCGCGGTGCGTCCGGCTCCGTCGGCACCGCCAGCCGCGCCGTGGTCGCCTTCTCGGTGTACGAGGCGAGCGCGATGGCGATCTGGTCCTCCAGCCCCTTCACCGAGGAGGTCAGGTAGTTGTTGAGCACGATCGAGAAGGCCAGCAGGTGGCCGTCGGCGTCGGTGACGTAGCCGGAGAGGCTGGACACGCCGGTCAGGCTGCCGGTCTTGGCGTGCACGTTGTTCGCCGCGACCGTCCCGCGCATCCGGCTGCGCAGCGTCCCGCCGACGAAGCGTTCGGCGTTGCCGGCGACCGGCAGGGCGGCGTACCAGGTGTCGAACCAGGGCTCGGCACGGACCGCGGCGAGCAGCGCGACGAACTCCGCCGGCGGGATCAGGTTGCGCCGGGAGAGGCCAGAGCCGTCACGCTGGCGCAGCGTCCCGGTGTTCACGCCGCTGTCGCCGACGTACTCGCCGATCGCGGCGAGCCCGGCCGACCAGGTCCCGGAGCCGGAGATGACCCGGCCGAGCTCCTTGGTCAGCACCTCGGCGTGGCCGTTGTTGGAGAGCTTGAGGAACGGCACCATCAGGTCGGCCAGCGGCATCGAGTCGTGCCGCGCGACCGGCTTCGCGTCGTCCGGGGTGGCCTGCCCGAGCACGGTCCGGCCGAGCACCCGGACGCCGTGCCGCAGCAGCGCGGCCCGGAAGATGTCGGCGGCGTAGCCGGTCGGCTCCCAGACGGTCATCCAGTCGCTCTCCGGCGCCTCGCCGACCGCGATCTGTCCGGTCACCACGATGGTGTTGCTCCCGTGGTCGCGCTCGAAGGAGATCGTCGTCTCCCCGTCGGCGACCGTCTCGGCCCGGTTGTCGATCCGGAGGTAGCCGTTGGGCGGGGTCATCGTCACCACCGGCGGCGCGCCCGCGCCGGCCGCCGGGGCGGCTTGCACGATCACCGTGCCGGCGTCGTAGTCGGTGTCCGGCGCCACGGTCAGCGCCGAGACCTGGGCGGCGTAGTAGTAGGACTCGTCGTCCCAGGTCCAGTCGGGACCCAGCCGGGTGCGGTCGTACCGGGTGTCGTCGGCGACCAGGTTCCCGGTGACCACCCGGACGCCCTCGGCCGCGACCTGGGCGGCCAGCTCGTCGTAGTCCCCGGCCAGCATGGTCGGGTCGCCGCCGCCGCGCAGGTACAGGTTGCCGGAGAGCAGCCCGGCGCGCCGCGCGCCGCTGCCGGCGACGTCGGTGGTGAACCGGTGGCCGGGGCCGAGCAGTTCCAGCGCCGCGGTCGAGGTGAGCAGCTTGGTGTTGGAGGCCGGCACCAGCCGGCGGTCCCCGTTGCGCTGGTAGAGGGTCTGGCCGGTGGTGGTGTCCACGACAACCACACCGGCCTGCGCCCCGGCCAGGCGGGAGTCGGCGAGG from Micromonospora kangleipakensis includes these protein-coding regions:
- a CDS encoding DUF1330 domain-containing protein, with translation MPAFALAHLRTPQVNDDVIEYLERIQATLDPYAGRFRVHGVQPEVIEGEWPGTVVIIEFPDVERARAWYASLAYQDILPLRLRHIEGSAIIVQGVGPDYDAGRTAARLRADAATAG
- the dacB gene encoding D-alanyl-D-alanine carboxypeptidase/D-alanyl-D-alanine endopeptidase, with amino-acid sequence MDRRLFPRTLAVLTLVATAATAGAPTATAESPTPAQTRLNATIDAVLADSRLAGAQAGVVVVDTTTGQTLYQRNGDRRLVPASNTKLLTSTAALELLGPGHRFTTDVAGSGARRAGLLSGNLYLRGGGDPTMLAGDYDELAAQVAAEGVRVVTGNLVADDTRYDRTRLGPDWTWDDESYYYAAQVSALTVAPDTDYDAGTVIVQAAPAAGAGAPPVVTMTPPNGYLRIDNRAETVADGETTISFERDHGSNTIVVTGQIAVGEAPESDWMTVWEPTGYAADIFRAALLRHGVRVLGRTVLGQATPDDAKPVARHDSMPLADLMVPFLKLSNNGHAEVLTKELGRVISGSGTWSAGLAAIGEYVGDSGVNTGTLRQRDGSGLSRRNLIPPAEFVALLAAVRAEPWFDTWYAALPVAGNAERFVGGTLRSRMRGTVAANNVHAKTGSLTGVSSLSGYVTDADGHLLAFSIVLNNYLTSSVKGLEDQIAIALASYTEKATTARLAVPTEPDAPRVPEGLECSWVKPIAC
- a CDS encoding pyridoxamine 5'-phosphate oxidase family protein, with translation MAWWSDLVESEPEFAARVRARFQVRKHGTMATLRRDGSPRISGTEVDFAADGQLRLGSMAGALKALDLRRDPRVALHCPTEDTPEDDPGSWAGDAKIAGVAHEEPPAEDGSHRFRVELTEVVLTRVGDPPDHLVIESWHPGRGLHRRERR
- a CDS encoding nitroreductase family deazaflavin-dependent oxidoreductase, whose amino-acid sequence is MTASEQVLDSPEGWVAEHIRRYVETDGAEGHEWRPGVWTLLLTTRGRRSGKLRRTALIYGRDGDAYLVVGSQGGAPEHPAWYLNLLAEPEVQVQVGAEKFTARARLATPEEKPRMWRTMSAIWPAYDGYQTRTDREIPVVVLERV
- a CDS encoding pentapeptide repeat-containing protein, translated to MAELTEDGTYRHEDWYAEELVDRHFVRCSFFHVDLTEAVSQGSVFTDCVFGNVAFNASRHTDSAFTRCTFKRCNLFEAEFTGCKLVGSSFEQCDLRPLRISGGDWSFVALPGADLRGVSITDVRMREVDLTGANLTGATVTGVDLSGAQLHSSRLSGADLRGSDLTALDPTVVERAGAIVDAEQAIVLAQALGFEIR